The following proteins come from a genomic window of Takifugu rubripes chromosome 11, fTakRub1.2, whole genome shotgun sequence:
- the aldoca gene encoding fructose-bisphosphate aldolase C-A, which produces MTHQVPTLSEAQKRELHETALRIVSPGKGILAADESVGSMGKRLAQVGVENTEENRRQFRQILISADDRINSCLGGVIFFHETLYQYSDNGVSFVKMIRDRDVLVGIKVDKGVVPLAGTAGETTTQGLDGLSERCAQYKKDGASFAKWRCVLKISDTNPSRLAIMANANVLARYCSICQQHGIVPIIEPEVLPDGDHDLKRGQYVTEKVLAAVYKAMSDHHVYLEGTLLKPNMVTAGHSCSIKYSPEEVAMATVTALRRTVPPAVSGIAFLSGGQSEEEASIHLNAINNCRLATPWVLTFSFGRALQASALRAWRGHKENEKAAAEQFVERAEANSLACQGKYSSGDDCGDVGLHNYGSRHAY; this is translated from the exons ATGACACACCAGGTCCCCACGCTCTCCGAGGCGCAGAAGAGGGAGCTCCACGAGACGGCTCTCCGTATAGTTTCTCCAGGGAAgggcatcctggctgcagacgAGTCTGTTG GCAGCATGGGGAAGCGTCTGGCCCAGGTGGGAGTGGAGAACACTGAGGAGAACCGCAGACAGTTCCGGCAGATCCTCATCAGCGCAGACGACCGGATCAACAGCTGCCTTGGAGGAGTTATCTTCTTCCATGAGACGCTGTACCAGTACTCCGACAACGGCGTATCCTTTGTCAAAATGATCAGAGACCGTGACGTCCTGGTGGGAATCAAG GTAGACAAAGGTGTTGTCCCCCTGGCAGGAACTGCAGGAGAAACTACcacacagg GGCTGGATGGATTATCAGAGCGTTGTGCGCAGTATAAAAAGGACGGAGCTTCCTTCGCAAAGTGGCGTTGCGTGCTTAAAATCAGCGACACCAATCCCTCTAGACTGGCCATCATGGCGAATGCAAATGTTCTTGCACGCTACTGCAGCATCTGTCAGCAG CATGGCATCGTGCCCATCATAGAACCCGAGGTTTTACCTGATGGAGATCATGACCTGAAACGCGGTCAATACGTGACAGAGAAG gtcTTGGCTGCGGTCTACAAAGCTATGTCAGACCACCACGTGTATCTGGAAGGTACTCTCCTCAAACCCAACATGGTCACTGCTGGACACAGCTGCTCCATCAAGTACAGCCCAGAGGAGGTCGCGATGGCAACTGTCACCGCCTTGCGACGTACCGTCCCCCCGGCGGTCAGCG GGATAGCTTTCCTCTCAGGAGGTCAGAGCGAAGAGGAGGCATCGATCCACCTCAACGCCATCAACAACTGCCGTCTGGCCACACCCTGGGTCCTGACGTTCTCCTTTGGCCGTGCCCTGCAGGCGTCCGCCCTCAGAGCCTGGAGAGGACATAAGGAGAACGAGAAGGCAGCTGCTGAGCAGTTCGTCGAGAGAGCCGAG GCAAACAGTCTGGCCTGTCAGGGGAAGTACTCCAGCGGCGATGACTGCGGTGATGTTGGCCTGCACAACTATGGTTCCCGCCACGCATACTGA